Within the Methanobacterium sp. BRmetb2 genome, the region CAATATTGGCCATTCCCAGGTCAAATGGTGAGATCTGTTTTCTATTTTCAGATAAAATATTTTTTACTTTGTTTTCCATGGCTAATTTTCCTTCCCTGGTTATATAGTAAACCTTTCTGGAAGGTTTGCCCTTACTGATTTTAACTTGACTTTCAACTAATTTGTTTTCTTCCAGCCTTTTAAGGACGTAGTAAATGGATGAAAATCCTATATCTGCCCAGTTACGCATACCCCTTTTTTTTATGATCTGTTCCAGACGGTAGGCGTAATGATGATGTTCATAAAGCAGTCCTAAGATAGCTGCCTCAAGATCTGATATTTTATACATAGAATATTCTATGAATATAATATGATAAAAAGGTTTCCCTATCCAAACACATTAATGATTTAGAAATTTCTGATATTATCACAAATAATTAGAAAAATACTCAATTTTTACAAAATTATTAGTAATTTTCCCAAATCTTTATATATAATCGGGATATATCTTACTTTGAAGATCACTTTAGGTGTTGGATAAAAAATGGACGATATAGATCTGGCAATAATACGCTCCTTAATAAAAAATTCAAGAATTACTATATTACAGATGTCAAAAGAAATTGATGTACCAGATGCTACCATATCTAACCGACTTAAAAAGTTGGAAGATACTATTATAAAGCGTTATACCATGATTCCTAACTGGCAAAAATTGGGAATGGAAATAACTTCTATAATTATTATCCAAACCGAATCTGAAAAGCATGAATCTGTTAAGGAGATGCTATCAAAACTTCAAGAAGTATCTGAAGTTTACAGTGTTTCAGGAGAGTATGATATTCTAATCAAAGTCTGGGTAAAAAACATTGACGAACTCAATCAATTGATAAATAAAAAAATCCGTTCAATTGACGGTATTGAAGATCTAACAGAAATGATAGTAATGGAACGAGTTAAAGAAGATGTTCCAATAATTTAATTGATATTAAAAGATGAAAATGTCAGAAAACAAGGATAATAAGAATTATTCTAGTTTAAATAGCTTATTTAGGTTATTTAGTATAGAATTAGACAGTGCTAGGATTTCAGGGTGGTTGCGTGAAATGGATGGAGAAAATTCTGAAGAAGACCGGGCAGTACATTCACATCATTCTAAACTGGACAGTGAAAATAGCAATCCTAGTGTCAAGAAGATCCCTTGAATTTCTTCAAATACCCCTGGTTGTAAGTAGTAAGATTACTAATTTTTTAAAAGACATTTCAAAAGTTTTAAGGGAAACATTTATTGCTCTTTTTATATGTGCTATTGGGGATCTAATAGCAGGTCTGCTTCTAAGTGGAATGACCGACGTATTTTCAATCCTTCCTGGACTCCTTGTTCTTATACCCGGAGCAATTGGGATGAGGGGTAATATTTTTGGAGCGTTAGGCTCCAGGTTAGGCTCCAACCTCCACATTGGTATTTTATCTCCAGAACTTAAAAAATCAAAAATTTTAAACCAGAACATTATATCTGCAATTATTTTAACCATTATAATGTCCATATTCCTTGCATTTATGGCTAAAGGATTTTGCATTCTTGTGGGATTTGAAAGTATTAGTCTTGTTGATTTTACAGTGGTATCAGTCCTGGGAGGTATATTTTCAGGGGCACTGCTCTTACCTGCAACTATCTTAATTTCCATTAAAAGCTATGAAAACGGCTGGAACCCAGATAATGTGACAACACCATTAATTGCTGCTGCAGGAGACCTTTTTACCATTCCTTCAATTTTATTAGCAGTTCAAATACTTTTATGGATTAGAAATGGCTTTATAGAAACATTCCTATTTTTGATATTCATTGTAATTGGAATAATCGGCTTTATTATTGGAATAAAAGGTGGATATCACCTCAAGAAGATTATTAAACACAGTACCCCTACACTTTTTTTATCTTCAATATTTGGTACAACTGCCGGTACAGTTTTAAACAGCACTTTTTCCACAATTTTAAATAATCCAAGTATACTGACTCTTGTACCTCTGTTTTCAGGTGAAAGCGGTGATCTGGTAAGCATTCTTGGTGCTAGATTATCTTCTGGATTACATATCGGTTCTATAAAAGCTTCACTTAAACCCACACCAGAAACACTGCGAAATTTTGGGATAATTATAACCCTGGCCCTTATAATTTATCCCCTAATTGGACTGCTGGCACATCTAGCTGCAACATCCATGGGAATACCATCAATAGGCACTGAAAAGATGGTTCTAATTAGCACATCTGCCGGACTGCTACTCACACCAGTTATGATATTGATTGGATTCTTTTTGAGCATTATTACATACAGGAAAGGGCTGGACCCAGACAATATAGTGATACCCTTATCAACCAGTTTAACCGACCCTCTGGCCAATACATTTCTGGTCATAATGGTTATTTCAATTTTAAGTACTGCCCTGTAAGTGTATCTAAATATTTTTTATGAAAATCCTTTAATGATTCCCACTACGATGTGGAGCATTCATAAAAAGGTGAATCGTCTTTACTTATTCCCTTTTCCCACACTTTTTCCACCTGGAAATATTCATCAACCCATAGTCCAATAACTCTACAGGAGAGGGTGTAGTTTTTTATCCGTTCAACCGCTTTTTTGATCTGTTTTTTATGTGTTTTTTCGTCTACAGAATTAACTCCACAATCAAAGTGGCCAACAATGAAAATAAGATTAGAATCGTGTTTATTGATAGATATTGTTAATTTACTAAGTACATGAGTCGGATCAAAACTGTAATTTGCCAGTAATCCGTCCATACCTGCTTCGGTGATCATGTCCACATAATCTACTTCATAATTTTGAGTAATCCAATTAATAACCGGTATCTGAACCCGGCCATCAATACAATTAAAACATACCGCAAATTTAGAATTCATTTTAAAACCTCTAAAAAAATATTTTTTTTACTATTATTCAGTTCAACTTAAAATTGTTCTGATTATTAAAATCCTTTATTTTAATTAAATATAATAGGAATATTAAAGCCAATACGAGAGTATATCGTCTCTGTGGAATTTATAAAGGTTATTATCCTTAATATTAAAGATTCATATCTTGAAGGATATTTTCCATCTAATTGTCGTGTTTACTTATTATAACACCATACTCCTTTATAACTATATTTGTTGCTACATTGAAATCAAAAGAGTTAAATAGTTTTGTAGTAAAATAGTTTTGTGGTGATTGTAATGCCCCATCAAAAAACTTTGAATGTTAGGATTCCCATGGAATTAATGGACAAATTTAAAGAAAAATCGTATAAAAAATTTCATTATGAGAAAGGATCAATTAAAAAGGCGTGCATTGAGGCTCTGGAAGATTGGTGTGCTAAAAATTGAATTATTACTAATTCCCAAAAATTGATTATTTTTAAGAAATGGATCTTATATTCTTTATTTCAGATAATTATTTTTTA harbors:
- a CDS encoding transcriptional regulator → MDDIDLAIIRSLIKNSRITILQMSKEIDVPDATISNRLKKLEDTIIKRYTMIPNWQKLGMEITSIIIIQTESEKHESVKEMLSKLQEVSEVYSVSGEYDILIKVWVKNIDELNQLINKKIRSIDGIEDLTEMIVMERVKEDVPII
- a CDS encoding transcriptional regulator — protein: MYKISDLEAAILGLLYEHHHYAYRLEQIIKKRGMRNWADIGFSSIYYVLKRLEENKLVESQVKISKGKPSRKVYYITREGKLAMENKVKNILSENRKQISPFDLGMANIEILGIDETINCLKLYLKSTEERIEFLEKSIDMHESIDSPFNVIALFTRPLTILKAEKDWVDDFIQQISQKNDSGK
- a CDS encoding divalent cation transporter, producing the protein MKWMEKILKKTGQYIHIILNWTVKIAILVSRRSLEFLQIPLVVSSKITNFLKDISKVLRETFIALFICAIGDLIAGLLLSGMTDVFSILPGLLVLIPGAIGMRGNIFGALGSRLGSNLHIGILSPELKKSKILNQNIISAIILTIIMSIFLAFMAKGFCILVGFESISLVDFTVVSVLGGIFSGALLLPATILISIKSYENGWNPDNVTTPLIAAAGDLFTIPSILLAVQILLWIRNGFIETFLFLIFIVIGIIGFIIGIKGGYHLKKIIKHSTPTLFLSSIFGTTAGTVLNSTFSTILNNPSILTLVPLFSGESGDLVSILGARLSSGLHIGSIKASLKPTPETLRNFGIIITLALIIYPLIGLLAHLAATSMGIPSIGTEKMVLISTSAGLLLTPVMILIGFFLSIITYRKGLDPDNIVIPLSTSLTDPLANTFLVIMVISILSTAL